The genomic stretch atgccacaagcccacaaccaCAATAGTATGCTGTTGAGTGCCAACTTTTGCAGCCTGCTGGCTCTTGGATTAGCTTATATCTCATCGTTCTCCTTTCAAGTGGCTAGTGCTGAATGGTGTGAGGTATGGACTTTTGAAGTTGTTAAGATTTGTGAGAAGCGGTTGCTGGTCTTGCTGTACCATCACAAGTATGAACTTTCTGACCTTGATAAAAATTTCTTAGCTTACTGATATTTAAATTTAGTGGACTGCGGCAACATAATCTTAAATGACAGACTGCCAAGATCACTACTGAAGGAGCAACCTTCTACCTGCCATACTCCCTGAAGATTTAGTGCGGCTTCTCTCACTTTGAAAACCCAGCCCAGGGAGCTGTATGGTCATGGTAGATTTAAGCTCCATGCTGGAAGGTTTTAACGGACTTGACTAGCAAGCTGTCTTGTGTTTGTTGTTATGTTGTGTGTGGCTATTAACTCATACAGAAGCAATTAATGCATCTCGTCATGTTTAGTCAGTTTCGTTAAGCTGGTTATAGACCTAGACCACCGTGAGGAGAACAGGTTGATTCAACTTCATTTTAAGTCCGATTCTTTACATCTGCATTGCCTGTAATTTTGTCAGCTGTTGAACATTATTCTCAATCtaatcctgaattcctgatagGCCTGCGCATTCCATGCCATGATTATGAGATAACTAGTTTATTAGCAGCCTGCATTGTAACTGTGGGTAACAGTCACCAAGTAGGCATGATTGATTCTGTTAATGGAATCGATTTCAGCTGACTTGTATTCTTCATATGGTCCGTCTTCAGCATGTTTTACCCACAGGAAGTGACCTGCGTGCTTATTTGATTCTCTATCCCTCATTTGTGGGAAATTCTCGGAATCCTGGAATTTAAAAATGTTGTGGCCATGTATCTTATGTAGGCGATTGACAAAGATCAGTATAATCTGACAGGAAATGGTTATGACTGGCCGTAGATTCTCATATTAGATTGGTGCCCTGTGGCTTCCTTGTTCTTTTTTCTTACACTGAATAATCctccagtttttttttaactgcTATGCAGGGTTCCTGACTTTGTGCTAGTGTTCTGATCTGCTCATAGGGTGTGCATTCTAGAAGCCCAACCCTTGCATTATCATTGGCTTCCAGGCGTTTGATCTTAGCCTGCTGGATGCAGATGGATCGCCGCTTCGTCTTTGCTGAAGCTCTCGTGTTGATGTCATGTCAGATGGTTCAGAAACTTCAGACGAGCAACCAAGTGTTGATAGAGGACGGTCGCAGTGTGGGGTCCAGAACTCCAGATGCAGCGAGCCAAAGTCCTCGCCGTCCTCTTTCAAATTCCATCCCGAACCACCAGAGCAAAGTGGCCGCCGAGTGcgcacacgcgcacgtcgcgggcggcggcaggcggcggcaaTGTAACTTAACGCCCCGAACTCCGCCGCCTGCTTGTTGGGGTCCTCCCACATTCCCGCAGATCCCCGTGCCGCCGAGGCGCAGCAGGGGAGGGCAGGGCGCGGCGGAGTAGCTGTGCTCGCCAGTGTGGAGAAGCCGAGAAGGTGGACGAGGCCTCGCAGCACGAGGAGAGCCAGTCGCTGCTCGATGGCGTCAAGGAGGTCGGGCGCTGCGTGGAGCGCACCCGCCGACATCGAGGGCCAGTCGCTGCCTCGAGGAGCGGGGCGACGAGGTATGTGCGGTATGCCGGTATCCAACGCGACGCGCTCGCTGGCTGCCTCCAGCCTGTTCGACGTTTTGCCTGCTCAGCGAGCGATGCCCATGCCGTGATGCCCAGAACGGCTGGGTCGGTCACTGTAGAGCAACCTGGCCTGGCCTGCATGTACCTGTACCCCAACGTCCAGCCTCCTGCACTGCACAGACCCCACGGCGAAGACGTAGCATGAATGGGCACCATGATTTTTTCTGGTGCGATGCGATGTTACTATAGTGTGGCCCCTTGCACGTTTGGTGGATGCCCGCTGTTGCGTTTGAGCTAATGTGGTACCAATGTCTTGGATGAAGTTTAATTTAAATAGCCAGACAATAGGTTCATGCTCGGGTCAGGTGTATCTATGCATGTGATTAGTTAGGTTATGAATCCGAGCTAAGGCTATCTGCACTCGTGGACCTCTATTCCTATCTCTTAAAAGGAATATTCTATTCTAGTCATCGAGATTCTCTACTCAATAACCATTTTTCCCGCACTCGTGTTATCTCTATCCCATACTCTATACCcactattccatattttattccccttcctccccctttctctctctccccaactctctctctcttttcgcTACGGTTTTTACCATTCGCCTATTGCTCCGCTACAAGTAGCGGTCTACCGGCCGCATGGTAGCGTACCGCGCGCGTTGCAGGCGCGCGGTGCACGGCTTCCAGGCGCGCAACGTGTTTACAGGCCGGCTTCCAGGCGCGCGGTGCGGTTAGTCTAATGCATGTAGCTCTGGCGGTGCATACACTACCAAAGGAATGGtattaaagaaataaaaaaaatccactgaatagcacttgtatgaatagcacttgtattcatagCAGAAAATCTGAGCATAGAAATCATCAACTGTACCATCACCCTGTCGAACAAGCTGATCCTGATAGATGGCTGCAAGAAAGGTAGACTGATCAGTGGGCTCATAATGCTTACGAAGAAAAGCCCACATCTGATGTGCAAAATCAAGTTCAACAATATCAGCTGAAACCCCGCCCTCCGTGGTAGCAACAAGAATAGAAGCAGCTCGAGCATCCTCATCAACCCATGTCCTGTATGCAGTAAACTGAGAATCATACGATGCAAGATCATCATAATCAGCAAGCAGCTTTGCCATATCCGCATCATAAGCAGCAAGCAACCGATCCATCTCCTCAGCCGTAGTCTTCTCTGGAATCCACAGGCTTCTCAGGAATCGCCGGGTATATAGGAGTAGTAGGACGAGGTGGGCAAGGCAACTCGCCAATCAGAAACTCCCAAAGACGAAGACCACGCATATGAATCTGTAGATGAGTAACCCAATCTCGATAGTTGGTGCCATTGAACAGCACTGGACAACGGACACCACCGGAGGAAGGAACTGAAGGAGCCATGGCGATGATGAGAGTGCACAGAGAAATAGCGGCGCAAGCGTTTTTTAGCCAAACCGTGCACCGCAGAAACAAAGCAGCGCAGCAAAAGAGTACGCAGAgcagcagtttttttttaacagaTGGCTTATCCCTTCACGGGAGGACAGGCAACGAAGGCAACAGATGAGCCTTCCATGGGCCGCACAGCACGCCCGGGCGAGCGGACGACGAGAAGATAGGCGAATCCGGCGGGGCCaagggcggcgcggggcgaATCCGGCGGGGCCGAAGATGAATCCGGCGGCGCGGATGAGCGGACGAAGCCGGCGCGACGAATCCGGCGGGGCCGGGGACGGCGCAAGCGGCAAAtccggcggcgcggacgagcgGAAGACGGCGCGGCGGGAACGGTGACGAgtcgcgggcgggcggcggcgacgaaccACGGGCAAGCGGACGTCAACGAGTTGCGGGCGGGCGGACGGCGACGAGCCGCAGATGGGTGGCCAGACGAGCGGGgcgacggaaggaatcgacggtgCTCTCAAAACGAAGAGCTTGGGAAATCGATCCAATGGAGGCACACAAGTGCAACGTGCGTGGAAAAAAATCACATGAGAAGAAATCTAAACCCTTTGGCTCCTACCATattaggaatagcacttgtattcattggaatagcacttgtattcataacaggGACGTTAAGCTCATATATATACAAGTATAGGAAGGGGAAAATATACATAAAAATCCcttagaaaaggtaaaataccaacagtacatatacatctaacaaaGATGATGTTCCATTGCTTTCGATCAAACTGTCCTCGTGGGTCCAAGTGTTCCACATATCCTTCTGACATTTTTTTAACGTCTATTAACTTGGAATGTGCATCTTGTCTGCTTGCTTCATCATATGTTGTGCATATCTAGTTTAAGAcccattcttcttttttttaaaaaaaactcattGCAATCATGTCATACGCTCTGGTAAATTGATTTTAAAATGACGCTTACCTTATCTTCTGAGTAAACATACAGTACCAGTAGCATTTGGCATGTGGCCCCATGATATTGAAGGAAGAATGATTATTGGTTCTGACGTCAACTCTATATGATAATAAAGTTTTGCATCATCAAAATATCTTCTTGACATGCTGGGAAATACATGAATTATTTGTCGCTCGATGCTTCTTAGGGTCTCTTTATTTTTGTGGTTGCAATGCTGCATCACTAACAAAAATGAGATTATATTGCAGAGTCCCAGCAGGAATTGGTACAAGCAAGAGAAAGGATTGATGAAACTTTGCGTTCCTTGTCATCTAGTCTTGAAGAAAGAAGCCTTGGAGAATGGAGATGTGTCAAGTAGTGTATTCAGAATGAGAAACTAGAAACCATAAAAGCCGAAGCAGTTTCCTGTATAGTTTGCTGATTACTTCTCTATCAACCATTGGTTTCACGTTTGCTGTGAAGAAAATAGTTCCTGAACTGTGGTGTAATCTGATACAGTATTATTCTGGTCTTTCATAAATTGCCAAGCCGGATGGATCTGGGTGACAGCATTGCATAGCAAACATGGGTCCTCAGAATGGTTGCTACTGTAGTCAGAAGGATGCAGAACAGATATTTTCACTATTATGAGCCTTGGCGACATACACCTAGGGTTCTTATTCTTCATCCATCAATGGTGATGGACGCACCTGGCCTGTAGGATCTTGCTGGCTTCGTGAAGAAGACACACAGGTCTCATCCCCTTGCTTAATAGTTGTGGTGGGGATGGTGCTGGAAAGTGCTTCATGAACCATCACCTGGACAAGGTTACCTTCTCATATGCCCTTTTATTCTTATTTCGATCAGTTCGTGATCAACATAATGTATTTTTCCTCATCACCACCGTTTTTTCTCGAATGCTCATCCCCACTGCATTTGCTTACTTTTGGAGGAAGCAGTCACATGAGATCTACCATAACTACATCTTTGACtgcattatatatttatatgtgGGAAGCTATTCAGAGATGAGAGAATTAATAAAAACTACTTGGACTTTTCTGCTTGTTATGATCTATCTAAGGCTGATCCCTGCATTTTTGGAAGCTGCTTTACGAGCCTAACCTACAAATTGCATAATACCAGTTCTGCTGCTACCCTTTACTCGCTCGTGTGAAGCTGTAGTCGACACTTGTCTGTGCTATTAGATGCCACAGTAGTATGCTGTCAAGTGCTAATTTACAGCTGCCGCCACAGGCAGCAGCTACTTATGTCATTGCCACCCTTTCAAGTGGCTAGTGCGTTAAACATGCCACAcataaaaaaacaaatgaaagTGCGTGCATTTTACTGTTGAATGATAGAGTCGGTGCTGCAGTACATCTATTTGAAAAGCTTGAATGATGAACATATTTGTACATATGTCAAGTATCTGATGAACTAATCAACTTTGATTTAACTCTTGACTATTTATGGTTGCTTAATTCGGAATTTGTCAGCTGTTAAAGACTATTCTCAATCTGATCCTGATAGGTTGATAAGACTGCTCATTCTATGCCATGATTCTGAGATGACTACTTAGTTTAGTTTGTTAGCAGTTTGCATGGTATCAGTCACCAAGTAGGCATAATCCATTATGTCAATGGGACCACAATATGCACATGCAGTGTGCCACATTATGGTGGCTAACTGGGTTGGCTGGAGTCTTTCTGAATCATTCGCCGCTTGCTGACTAGTGAATCTCTGTCCTTTGCTGGCATTGAATAGAATGTATCTGGGAATCTCGCATTCGCATATCAACCTCAGTGAAAGAATTTACTTGAGTTGAGTGAGGCCAAACCAGTTGCAACCAAAACTCCATTCTTTTGTCTCCCGGGCCATTCAATTATGGGGCCAGTATCTTCATATAAAACCATGCTATGCCTTTGAGGCTCCTCTAAGCTACTGTCTGCCTTTCtcttgtgatttcagattggttctGAAGAAATGGGCCTAAAGGTATTCAGTTTTGCTCATGATACAGCTTCTGTCAGTTTTTTATGTGTGTTGTCTTTGCAGTTTCTATCCCTCACACTGACTCATGAGATTCAAGCTGCTATTCTTGTATTAAGTGCTTATATTGTTAATGATCTACATGTTCTCATGACACTGCCAGGTGTTTCATTGGCTGAATCGGAGGATGCATCCTAATACTGAGTACTGCACCATTCATGGGAACAAGGGTAAGCATGTTCCTAGGATACCTCTCTTTTATGTGATCATATATACATTTCTTCTTTCTTATTTTGTCaactttattttttgaaatgaTACAACAGCCATGGAGGATAAGGAAGACTCTGTGCGTCAGAGTGTGGCTGAGAAAGACACTGAAGCCCTGCTGCTCCGTGATGTGCTTCTTAACGGTATACTTGCAATTGGCACACTTGGACATCACGTAGACTCCCTCTGTCCTGATGCCTGCATTGAAGAAGATGATTTCCTCATCATGGATGGGGAGGAAGTAGTTGAGGAAGAGAAAGATGAAGAGGAACCGAGGGATGATAAGGTCAAAGAAGATGCTGCATCGACAACAGCACCAAGTGAACCGGTAGTGCCTGTTGTTGAGCCTGCCAAGATGCATTCATCGTCGATGAAAGAAGACAATTTCACATGTTTCGTAACGGAAGAAATCCTGATGCATGAGATGGAAGATGGGGGTGCTGCTAATATCCAGGAACGACCACTTCTGATGGTAGAGAAAGTGGAGAAAGTAAGAACTACACTTGCTGATTTATTTGCAGCAGAAGCATTCTCATCTAGTGCTCCAGGGGAGAAGAATTGCCAGGATATCGTCATTGTTGCTGGGGCATCCACTTCGAAGCCTACATTGTGCACTGAAAAGATGCACCAAAAGAAACCAAGGAAGCCAACACCAAAGCCACTGAAAGCCACAAGAAAATTAAGTCGGGTATGGCTTGCTTTCTTTGCCCATGTCTTATGTTTGTTGCAATTATCAGTATTTCCTACAAACATTGACAAGAATCTTTGTACTTGATCAATTGCCAACTTAATAAACATTGGATAGCAATTGAAGTAGCTCATATGACATGATAACCCTCATATGATTATGATTACATCCTAAATATATACGCATTGTCCAAAAAGAACAGAAGCTATTGAGAAGAATGTGTCATAGCCTTGTGGCATATGTCCTAAACTGGAAAAAGTTACAGAGCGCTTTATGTTTAACAATCTCTTGCAATACTAGAAGTGGTCCAAGTTTATTATTCCATACCACTTAGCTTCTTTATCCAGATCAAATGTGTTTTACTGGATGGCTAGCTAAGCAATCATGATGTGTCTAGTctatctccttttttttttgaagaaaagtGTGTAGCCTATCTTGACACTGAACAACCACTAACCTGCAAATCATCTGTTGGCTTTTTGGTCGTCTTGTGAAACTAAGTAGGTCATGAGGAAGATGTTGGGGAAGAAGATCCACCCAGAGCAGCTCAATGGTCGTAGTAATGCAGAGGGCCCTCTTACTGCATGATGCACTTAGTCTTGTCGACAAGTTTGCTTCTCTATCTGGTAATCTGCTTCCTGGAGTTTTTCTTTCAACTGTGCTTTGAGTTTCATATATTGCTGAGTCCTGCCCAAGCATCAGCTGGTTATCAAATCAACATGTTAGGTCTTCTGTGGACCATTATGTACCGTTTCAATTTTTTCTTGGCTTTTATTCCTTGGTTCCTAACAAATCTATAGTATTTTTTAATAGATTGTACAAATAGATATATGTTGAATCACGACTGCAATTTAGAAACTGAACATGCACTATGTGGCAACATTTCACTGGGACAGAAATATGTAAAAATTGTCAGCCCTTGAGGTTCATACAACAGAAATGAAGAGTGCAGACAAGCTGTTGGCTATATCAAGTTGTTCCTAGTCTCCATAAAAAGAAGTGATAGTCTGAATaggaattttctttttatcaCCTGCTGTGCCATCACTTATTTGGAGCTCACAAAACAGTCCAGCAGCTGCTTCCACCAAATATAAATACAGCACCCAAGAAAAATGTGTCACCACTCACCTTGCGGCTGCTTCCATTTATTGGGAGCTCACAGCTCAGTTAGTTAACTGCTGCTTGTGCCACACACTATGGCTCAAAATCTGACATGTCCCCTTGTCCGTTTGTTTTGTGTGAAGTTGTAACACTTCTGTCTTTTCATCCATTTCACAATAATTACCCTTTTCCATGGGCATTCAGGTCTCATGATGAAACTGATGGCAATAAAAAAAGATTATAACGTAAATTTGATTGCTTTGGAAATATTCAGTTTATTTGATGTTAGTATCACTAATCCTATCATGGAACTGCCTGTAGTTGGAAGAGTGACACGAAATGAACTTGTAGTGAGTAGCTAGAAAGTAGAAAGCGTAGGGCCCAACTAGAAGGCATTCCCCTCTGCCATGTCCCAGGGCTTCCTTGGAAGCAAAATAAGGACATGGTGTTGTACCATTGCCTGCACCTAATATTGCAGCTGCAACACGACGAGCATGTCCTGGAAAAAGCTAGCAGACAGGCAACTAATCATGTTCCGATAATCTGTCCTGAGACCATTCTTATTGCGGGCCAACTCTCCTTGGATCTTTCGCTGCACCGCTCTCATGATATATCATTATGGTATATAGGCTATTCCTATGCATTATGATGTCACTAGAATATGTGGTTTACAATGGGTTCTGCATTTCGTTTCAGAAAAACAGTGGGTTCGCATTAGATAGGCACGTGTATGCCTGATTTTAAAATGCGTAGTAGTATTTACTTTTAACAGTTTGAAGCCTAGGTTCTGAAGGAGAATTGTGTAGCTTGAACTCTTGAATCTTTGGATGGCCATCAGAATGCAAACAATAGGATTCGCAGGCAGTGGTGTGGCACTCTCCATCCTGATGTTTTTATCTTCAGTTTTTTTTAGAGAATTAAGATTTAACAACGAACAGCAGCAGAGATTCAAATTTCACAACAAAGTCACGATGCAATTTTCATGGACTATGTAACTGATATATCCGAATTGTGGTTGCTGCGAGGCAAGTTTATCTGAATAAAGCATCCTATGCTGTCACATTTCACAGGTTTCATTGGATCCCTACGACTCAGATTCCTTGCCCGAGGGAAGCATCCATGGAAAGGTCGACCATGTTGGAGTACCTTTTTTGTTGCTGTGTTTCGTCGCCAGTGGAGCATGAATAGCATTCCGCCTTCTCCTCTATCCTCTTGCTTATTTGCATTGTAAATCAACTGTTGGGGTGTGTATGATCTTGTAAGATGTCATTCTCTGGCGCGCTGTCTGCGCCGCACTGTCCCGTCGTCGCTGTATGTCAAGTCAAGAAAATTAATGAACCTCTCTGTTTAATTATCCGTTTGCATGAGCACTGGTTCGCCCTGTAACGCATGGAGGCCGTGTCGGTCCACGTCCCGTCGATGGCTCTTGGCCGTGGTGTGACTGCCTAGACGGGCCATACCTCTTAGGACACAGGACAGGGCGCCTGCCGGCAGCCGCTGCGCGCGACACAGCACACGCCCCGGGTACGTCCCCCTCGCCCCGATGGCGCCAACGCGGAAGCCGCCGAGGCGCGGTGCAGCGGCATGGCACCTGATCATTCCGAGCGGCCGAGCGGAAAGGCCGCACCGGGGGGCGTGGATCCCTCCCCTGTCGTCGTccgtcgcccgccgctcgcGACGGGCGGAAGCGGACGAGCCCGGGGGATccgagcggcagcggcaggcagGTGGCCGGTTCGCCGCTATCGCGGGGAACAGTGGCTCCCCATCAGCGCGCTGTGTCGTCGACGCGCCTTCGCGTTCGGCGTCCCCAGGTCCCCACGGTGCCGGGGCCTGAATCTGATCGCGCTCGCTCGCTGCCTTTGGGCAAAGCGATTTCATTTGATTCGATGTGCTTGCGCCCTCCGTCACCGTCGGTGGCGAGTGGCGTCGCTTTGCTGATGCGGCCATGGTGCCCTGCCGCCGTCTCCTctgtccagactccagaggATGGTCGATCCGTGGTAGTTTCCTTGCTGTACAGCTATTTGAAGTCTGGCTTACCAGCTAATTATGCAGTTGGCACTGAACTTGGTCTGAGCGCTTCGTTCTTGATCGGACCGACGACGAGAGCATATTATATCTTCCCTGATGGAGCAAGGAGCATGCCTGATGAATGCCTTCCCCGTGAGTGAGTACCAGTAGAGACCACAGGTGACCCATCTCTCTCGCACGAGCACTATAGGCCGTAGCAGCGAGTGTCACGCGTGATGGCTCTCTGTAAATATGGATGCCACATGACGTTAAGCATTGCGAACCTACATTGACTTAGCACTGTCCGGGATAAGATCTCGACACTGGTACCATACTATCATGCGTCCCTGTAATGGTTGTCAAGACTCAAGAGGTGGTACTTCTAGGTTTGTGCTATCAAGTGAAGAATCATCCGATCGCACTAATGGGTGAACACTTGCGAAAAGATAGAAAAGACATGGACAGAGAGCTAAATTTGGACCGCTAGCTAGGTTAGGTTGCAATGTTGTGTCCGTTTCGAATATCTTGTACTCATGCGTATCGAATATTTTATAGGCTTAGAgcttggtttgaattttttttggacTTATTTAAAGTTTAGCTCTTATTACATCGaacgttcggatgctaattagaaggattaaaatgagctaattataaaactaattgcagaagtcctggactaattcgcgagatgaatctattaagcctaattaatccatcattagcaaatggttactgtagcaccacattgtcaaatcatggattaattaggcttaatagattcatctcgcgaattagcctccatatgtgcaattagttttgtaattagcctatatttaatactcctaattagtatccaaacatccgatgtgacaaacACCCTAACTATATTACACAGGCTCAGAGCTTCTCTCCAATGGTCTAAACTTAGAGCAAGTACTTTTGAATAGTGGAAAAACAAAGAGACTAGCGTGAAGCTAAGAGATAGTCTCGAACGTTTCCCAATACACTTCTCTCTCACAGCACAATATTCAATGCTACATTCTCTCCTCCTTATTTAATTGCTTAGAGCTAGTGCTAGCTCGTACCATTGGAGGTGCCCTTAGGGCACCAGCAATGTATAGGTGCACCCCTAGTTCTAAGGTGGGATCCAACACTGATTTGATGTCACATGTTGTATTAGCTCCAATGTATAGAATCAGGTTATCTCTATGAATATGGGACCCGTAGCcctccatctctctcttctctctcctattTTCCCTATATTATATTGCATGGGACCTGGTTCTATGTATGGAACCTGGTTCCATATAGAATCAGCTTCACAGTGTATAGGACCTGGTTCCataagagagagaaaaacataGGACCAGCTAAGAACCACACATTGGAGAGGCCCTTAGGCTATTCCTAGTGATAGTTTCATAGGAGTTTCATGCACGTTAAATGTAGTGCCACATCAGCTAATTTGGTGATATGGCAGGAAATTTAAGAGAGGAGAGAAGGAAccagtttcatctagatgaaactccCTTGGCACGAAAACCAACTCTGAATGTGTCACGACATTAAATGTTATGTGGTGCCTATGAAACAACAACACGAAATTGTGCATTAGAGgggtagtttcaaacacaatttcatcttcttgttgatgatgtggctatcttggaaacatcaaaatgaaatcctccactgggattagccttacAGCTGATTATTGTAGTTACCGCGGAACTTCATCTGAGCGCTTGATCTTGATTGTAACATCCTGCTTTTTAGGACATTTAAAAATACggattttttcaaatttttctttaaattaaACAAACTCTCTTTTCCCGAACATTCAAACCTCTCTTTACAAATAAATCTTGCATAAATATAATATCATATGTGGTGCACTTGATTGTTTTAGGAATTCTCTCAATCAATAAACCTTCCTTTTAAAACCCTTAGAATTAAT from Setaria italica strain Yugu1 chromosome II, Setaria_italica_v2.0, whole genome shotgun sequence encodes the following:
- the LOC101757503 gene encoding uncharacterized protein LOC101757503 codes for the protein MNHHLDKIGSEEMGLKVFHWLNRRMHPNTEYCTIHGNKAMEDKEDSVRQSVAEKDTEALLLRDVLLNGILAIGTLGHHVDSLCPDACIEEDDFLIMDGEEVVEEEKDEEEPRDDKVKEDAASTTAPSEPVVPVVEPAKMHSSSMKEDNFTCFVTEEILMHEMEDGGAANIQERPLLMVEKVEKVRTTLADLFAAEAFSSSAPGEKNCQDIVIVAGASTSKPTLCTEKMHQKKPRKPTPKPLKATRKLSRVMRKMLGKKIHPEQLNGRSNAEGPLTA